From the genome of Candidatus Promineifilum breve, one region includes:
- a CDS encoding TetR/AcrR family transcriptional regulator, with translation MSIQSPDSKYRQTERAIEQAYLALCLEQGRLDVTVSEVVSRAGIGRSTFYLHFNDVDGLAAAIQERLLATAEAHLALAFPDVLAHGPEALPRYFDPVAQLLAQNRRALLVFMGRNGSPAFIYRVKQRGKVYLRRLFAGRADERTEYVIEYMVSAGMGLIIYWLEDDMALPYETLLALLGTILFRGPLAAGFAQ, from the coding sequence ATGAGCATACAGTCGCCGGATTCTAAATACCGCCAGACGGAACGCGCCATCGAGCAGGCCTATCTGGCCCTGTGCCTGGAGCAGGGGCGGCTCGACGTCACCGTGTCGGAAGTGGTCAGCCGCGCCGGCATCGGCCGCAGCACGTTCTACCTGCATTTCAACGACGTGGATGGGCTGGCCGCCGCCATCCAGGAGCGGCTGCTGGCGACGGCCGAGGCACATTTGGCCCTCGCCTTCCCCGATGTGTTGGCTCATGGGCCAGAGGCGTTGCCGCGCTACTTCGATCCCGTGGCCCAGTTATTGGCGCAGAACCGCCGGGCCTTGCTGGTGTTCATGGGGCGCAACGGCAGCCCGGCGTTCATCTACCGGGTGAAGCAGAGGGGCAAGGTCTATCTGCGCCGCCTCTTCGCCGGGCGCGCCGACGAACGCACCGAGTACGTGATCGAGTACATGGTGTCGGCCGGGATGGGGCTGATCATCTACTGGCTGGAGGACGACATGGCCCTGCCGTATGAGACGTTGCTGGCCCTGCTGGGGACGATACTGTTCCGGGGGCCGTTGGCCGCCGGCTTTGCCCAGTGA
- a CDS encoding ArnT family glycosyltransferase — protein MKDARRLLLLELIALTAILLVAAALRLYRLLDVPPGFHFDEAIDLKIALDVLHGARLIYTPEGWGREALYYYPAALMLRLVAYNPLALRATAALFGLALIGVSYALARRLHGRMAALLTAAWLAVAMWPVWAARFGVRHISLALLLGLAAWAFWWAFRAAGGGWRVASHASELATRHPPPATILPFLIAGILLGLTAYTYQPARFVPLLFGGFGVYLALCHRRSAWANRRGWLVWGVSAAAVALPLVLVLSRATPVEVGERAFSIEPLTELLAGNPRPVLDNLVATAKVFTVAGDPLKSYNLPGRPLFVPRWTGLFFYAGLALAVWRWRRPAYAFVLLWLVVALLPTVVTISAPNFNRMVAAQFPIFFLAAVAAAETSAWLATRRLPARGVAALSLVAALVVLAALALTAQATIRDLFHVWPEQFADVHPLNREIAAVADFLEHAADGRPVVISSRDIEDEDPYIVSVSLDRAIDRRWVDTSQALALPAGADEAWLIVTADRWIDPVLMAWVGEEAQGSGGAGEQGRGNVGEMMRCRGEAAAMGVVETMGLVSPPPRPLAAMGVVETTNLVSPPPRPLAAMGVVETTNLVSPPPRPLAAIDVVETMGLVSPPPRPLVAMGVVETMGLVSPPPRPLAAIDVVETMGLVSPPPRPLAAMGVVETMGLVSPPPRPLVVVDVAGNNGPCLAAASPSLGMVEEGSGNRERSMPVSQRRLSRLPDPYATLDYFVNPTASYGGMNPAADTQNRLKPVAGAALELIDGETTGSAVVSNTNRITASYGGMNPAADTQNRLKPVARAAHERIGWAAPGGATLFNPIHRVLFASRGFQPAAMGATNMAAPTAATAAPIPNPIANTAPRGATLFNPIYRVLFASRGFEPAAMGATNMAAPTAAPIPNPIANTAPRGATLFNPIYRVLFASRGFQPAWLQPAWLQPAWLQPAWLQPAWPQPTVSQPAWLQPATPAATNATAATNPTGQTVTANPTTNQSHPTSQTDYAKGLFSLYHLSTANWPTLPTPALTLPPESSTTASPIYPIPFCACEPGAAVAPALWLTGIEPGPAVPGAELTVLTSWRTGPARFLSLAMFVHLLDANGAIVAQDDGLGYPPHTWQPGDRFLQLARLPLPPDLPPGAYTLQFGLYDRASGARWPLLGPDGQPAADRLLLMTNDE, from the coding sequence ATGAAGGACGCCCGCCGCCTGCTGCTCCTGGAACTCATCGCGCTCACGGCGATCCTGCTCGTGGCCGCCGCCCTGCGCCTCTATCGGCTGCTCGACGTTCCCCCCGGCTTCCACTTCGATGAGGCCATCGACCTGAAAATCGCCCTTGACGTGCTGCATGGCGCGCGCCTCATCTATACGCCCGAGGGCTGGGGGCGCGAGGCGCTCTACTACTACCCGGCGGCGCTCATGTTGCGGCTGGTGGCCTATAACCCGCTGGCGCTGCGGGCCACGGCCGCCCTGTTCGGCCTGGCCCTCATCGGCGTTAGCTATGCCCTGGCCCGGCGGCTGCATGGCCGGATGGCGGCGCTGCTGACCGCCGCCTGGCTGGCCGTCGCCATGTGGCCGGTGTGGGCCGCCCGCTTCGGCGTGCGCCACATCTCGTTGGCGTTGCTGCTGGGGTTGGCGGCGTGGGCTTTCTGGTGGGCGTTTCGCGCGGCGGGTGGCGGGTGGCGGGTGGCGAGTCACGCTTCGGAACTCGCCACCCGCCACCCGCCACCCGCCACTATCCTCCCCTTCCTCATCGCCGGCATCCTCCTCGGCCTAACCGCCTACACCTACCAGCCGGCGCGCTTTGTGCCGCTGCTGTTCGGCGGGTTTGGGGTCTATCTGGCGCTGTGTCACCGGCGCTCAGCGTGGGCCAACCGGCGCGGCTGGCTGGTGTGGGGGGTGTCGGCCGCGGCCGTAGCCCTGCCCCTCGTCCTGGTGCTCAGCCGGGCCACGCCGGTGGAAGTCGGCGAGCGCGCCTTCTCCATCGAGCCGTTAACCGAACTGCTGGCCGGCAATCCGCGGCCGGTGCTGGACAATCTCGTCGCCACGGCCAAAGTGTTCACCGTGGCCGGCGACCCGCTGAAATCGTACAACCTGCCCGGCCGGCCGCTCTTCGTGCCGCGCTGGACGGGCTTGTTCTTCTATGCCGGGCTGGCGCTGGCCGTGTGGCGCTGGCGGCGGCCGGCCTACGCCTTCGTGCTGCTGTGGCTGGTCGTGGCCCTGCTGCCGACGGTGGTCACCATCAGCGCCCCCAACTTCAACCGCATGGTGGCGGCGCAATTCCCCATCTTCTTTCTGGCCGCCGTGGCGGCGGCCGAGACATCGGCCTGGCTCGCCACCCGCCGGCTGCCGGCTCGTGGGGTCGCCGCGTTGTCACTGGTCGCCGCGCTGGTCGTGCTGGCTGCGCTGGCTCTGACGGCGCAGGCCACCATCCGCGACCTGTTCCACGTCTGGCCGGAGCAATTCGCCGACGTCCATCCCCTGAACCGGGAGATCGCCGCCGTGGCCGATTTCCTGGAGCACGCCGCCGACGGCCGCCCGGTGGTCATCAGCAGCCGCGACATCGAGGACGAAGACCCCTACATCGTCAGCGTCAGCCTCGACCGGGCCATCGACCGGCGCTGGGTCGATACGTCCCAGGCCCTGGCCCTGCCCGCCGGGGCCGATGAGGCGTGGCTGATCGTCACCGCCGACCGGTGGATTGATCCGGTGTTGATGGCGTGGGTGGGTGAAGAGGCGCAGGGGAGCGGGGGGGCAGGGGAGCAGGGGCGCGGGAATGTCGGCGAAATGATGCGTTGTAGGGGCGAGGCGGCGGCGATGGGCGTGGTGGAAACGATGGGCCTTGTCTCGCCGCCGCCTCGCCCTCTGGCGGCGATGGGTGTGGTTGAAACAACGAACCTTGTCTCGCCGCCGCCTCGCCCTCTGGCGGCGATGGGTGTGGTTGAAACAACGAACCTTGTCTCGCCGCCGCCTCGCCCTCTGGCGGCGATAGACGTGGTGGAAACGATGGGCCTTGTCTCGCCGCCGCCTCGCCCTCTGGTGGCAATGGGCGTGGTGGAAACGATGGGCCTTGTCTCGCCGCCGCCTCGCCCTCTGGCGGCGATAGACGTGGTGGAAACGATGGGCCTTGTCTCGCCGCCGCCTCGCCCTCTGGCGGCGATGGGCGTGGTGGAAACGATGGGCCTTGTCTCGCCGCCGCCTCGCCCTCTGGTGGTTGTTGACGTAGCTGGAAACAATGGGCCTTGTCTCGCCGCCGCCTCGCCTTCTTTGGGCATGGTCGAAGAGGGGTCAGGCAACCGGGAGCGGAGTATGCCTGTTTCCCAGCGACGTCTCTCCCGGTTGCCTGACCCCTACGCGACACTTGATTATTTTGTTAACCCAACCGCGTCATACGGCGGGATGAATCCCGCCGCTGATACACAAAACCGGCTGAAGCCGGTTGCCGGTGCCGCGCTAGAGTTGATTGATGGGGAAACCACAGGCAGCGCGGTCGTCTCGAACACGAATAGAATAACCGCGTCATACGGCGGGATGAATCCCGCCGCTGATACACAAAACCGGCTGAAGCCGGTTGCCCGCGCCGCGCATGAGCGAATTGGTTGGGCCGCACCCGGTGGCGCAACCCTCTTCAACCCGATTCATCGGGTTTTGTTTGCCAGCCGCGGGTTTCAACCCGCGGCGATGGGTGCGACGAACATGGCGGCCCCGACGGCCGCGACCGCCGCTCCCATTCCCAACCCAATCGCCAACACCGCACCCCGTGGCGCCACCCTCTTCAACCCGATTTATCGGGTTTTGTTTGCCAGCCGCGGGTTTGAACCCGCGGCGATGGGTGCGACGAACATGGCGGCCCCGACGGCCGCTCCCATTCCCAACCCAATCGCCAACACCGCACCCCGTGGCGCAACCCTCTTCAACCCGATTTATCGGGTTTTGTTTGCCAGCCGCGGGTTTCAACCCGCGTGGCTTCAACCCGCGTGGCTTCAACCCGCGTGGCTTCAACCCGCATGGCTTCAACCCGCGTGGCCTCAACCCACGGTGTCTCAACCCGCATGGCTTCAACCCGCGACGCCAGCCGCAACGAACGCGACGGCCGCAACCAACCCAACCGGCCAAACCGTTACAGCCAACCCCACCACCAACCAATCCCATCCCACATCCCAAACTGACTATGCGAAAGGATTGTTTTCCCTCTACCACCTCTCCACCGCCAACTGGCCCACCCTGCCCACCCCGGCCCTGACCCTGCCGCCGGAGAGCAGCACCACGGCATCACCCATCTACCCCATCCCCTTCTGCGCCTGCGAACCCGGCGCGGCCGTCGCGCCGGCGCTGTGGCTGACCGGCATCGAACCCGGCCCGGCCGTCCCCGGCGCGGAGCTGACCGTGCTGACCAGTTGGCGGACCGGCCCGGCGCGCTTCCTGTCGCTGGCGATGTTTGTCCACCTGCTCGACGCCAACGGGGCCATCGTGGCCCAGGACGATGGCCTCGGCTACCCGCCCCACACCTGGCAGCCCGGCGACCGCTTCCTGCAACTGGCCCGCCTGCCCCTGCCGCCCGACCTGCCGCCGGGCGCCTATACGCTGCAATTCGGCCTCTATGACCGGGCCAGCGGTGCGCGCTGGCCGCTGCTGGGGCCGGACGGCCAACCGGCGGCTGACCGGCTGTTGCTAATGACGAATGACGAATGA
- a CDS encoding aminotransferase class IV, with protein sequence MTTFQLFAVEDAGPRPLPVPADAIQFADLYRGLPLGVYDAFRTFEHNKFLYLGRHLARTERSMALLGWQYALNRPRLLQALHGLVSAAPWPELRVRIDILAEPAAFAPGGLARELIALQPFTPPPADLYERGVAVDFAADLRRDTPLAKTAEFAARRPLGGGLRMMEQTADDRPPTTDSIMPPAVVPYEYLLLDEHRRILEGSGTNFWAARDGVVYTAGEGVLEGITREILLRLIPELGIEVRLEAVGADEIATLDEAALSGSSRALLPVVSVAGQPVGDGRPGPIMRRILDAYNLFVAENVRAAI encoded by the coding sequence ATGACCACCTTCCAACTCTTCGCCGTCGAGGATGCCGGGCCGCGGCCGTTGCCCGTGCCGGCCGACGCCATACAATTCGCCGATCTCTATCGCGGGCTGCCGTTGGGCGTCTACGATGCCTTTCGCACCTTCGAGCACAACAAGTTCCTCTATCTGGGCCGCCATCTGGCGCGGACGGAGCGGTCGATGGCCCTGCTGGGCTGGCAATACGCGCTGAACCGGCCGCGGCTGTTGCAGGCGCTGCATGGCCTGGTGTCGGCCGCGCCGTGGCCGGAGCTGCGCGTGCGCATCGACATCCTGGCCGAGCCGGCGGCCTTCGCGCCCGGCGGGTTGGCGCGGGAGCTCATCGCCCTGCAACCGTTCACGCCGCCGCCGGCCGACCTGTATGAGCGCGGCGTGGCCGTCGATTTCGCCGCCGATCTGCGGCGCGACACCCCGCTGGCCAAGACGGCCGAGTTCGCGGCGCGGCGGCCGTTGGGCGGCGGGCTGAGGATGATGGAACAGACCGCAGACGACAGACCGCCGACCACGGACAGCATCATGCCGCCGGCCGTCGTTCCCTACGAATACCTGTTGCTCGACGAGCACCGCCGCATCCTGGAAGGGTCGGGCACGAACTTCTGGGCGGCGCGCGATGGGGTGGTCTATACGGCGGGGGAGGGGGTGCTGGAGGGCATCACCCGCGAGATATTGCTGCGGCTCATCCCGGAGTTGGGCATCGAGGTGCGGCTGGAGGCGGTCGGCGCGGACGAGATCGCCACGCTCGACGAGGCGGCGCTCAGTGGCTCGTCGCGGGCGTTGTTGCCGGTGGTCAGCGTCGCCGGGCAGCCGGTGGGGGATGGGCGGCCGGGGCCGATCATGCGGCGGATTCTCGATGCATATAATTTGTTTGTGGCTGAGAACGTGCGGGCGGCGATTTGA
- the pyrE gene encoding orotate phosphoribosyltransferase, with protein MPTAIVDLILTLHDIGAVQFGRFRLHSGRESRIYIDLRVLVSYPAALRQATAAYRTVLDDLPFDLLAATPLAGLPIGTALCLDMDRPLIYPRKTAKSYGTGKNIEGRWSIGQTAVVIDDLITSGDSLLETIATIKAAGLKVHDAVVLIDREQGGRELLAEQGYRLQAVTTLRGMLDTLVEQARLSPRQRDEVLASLTG; from the coding sequence ATGCCCACCGCCATAGTAGACCTCATTCTGACCCTCCACGACATCGGCGCGGTGCAGTTCGGGCGGTTCCGGCTGCACAGCGGGCGCGAATCGCGCATCTATATCGATTTGCGGGTGCTGGTGTCCTATCCGGCGGCTCTGCGCCAGGCCACGGCCGCCTATCGCACCGTGCTCGATGACCTGCCCTTCGACCTGCTGGCGGCCACGCCGCTGGCCGGGCTGCCCATCGGCACGGCGTTGTGCCTCGATATGGATCGGCCGCTCATCTACCCGCGCAAGACGGCCAAGAGCTATGGCACGGGCAAGAACATCGAGGGGCGCTGGTCAATCGGCCAGACGGCGGTGGTCATCGACGATCTGATCACCTCCGGCGATAGCCTGCTGGAGACCATCGCCACGATCAAGGCCGCCGGGCTGAAGGTCCACGACGCCGTGGTGCTCATCGACCGCGAGCAGGGCGGGCGCGAATTGCTGGCCGAGCAGGGCTACCGGCTGCAAGCGGTGACGACGCTGCGGGGGATGCTGGATACGCTGGTCGAGCAGGCCCGCCTGTCGCCCCGCCAGCGGGATGAAGTGTTGGCATCGTTGACAGGGTAG
- a CDS encoding bifunctional acetate--CoA ligase family protein/GNAT family N-acetyltransferase → MSDNITRSTAHNVLRMEKNPLEVMFKPRSVAVVGATERPGSVARTILWNLISTSFGGTIFPVNPKYNSILGIKAYPSIGDIPDPVDLAVIVTPAPSVPAIIEECVAAGCHAAIIISAGFKETGPAGAALEQEILKIARRGNMRIIGPNCLGVMNPITGLNATFASTMARPGSVGFISQSGALLTAILDWSFAENVGFSAFVSIGSMLDVGWGDLIYYLGDDPNTKAIVMYMESIGDARSFLSAAREVALTKPIIVIKPGRTEEAAKAAASHTGSLTGGDEVLAAAFRRSGVLRVDSISDLFNMAEVLSKQPRPRGPRLSIVTNAGGPGVLATDALITNGGQLAPISDEAMAAYNKLLPAPWSHNNPIDILGDADAGRYAESIKIAINDHDSDGTLVILTPQAMTNPTETARALVDQFARPAGHVYGKPILASWMGGPEVSSGKDMLNKANIPTFDYPDTAARIFNYMWRYQRRLTALYQTPEMAQDFGETGFKHYLIKEMLEQIRATGRTILTEYESKQVLEAYDIPTTPTRLAGSADEAAAIAAEIGFPVVVKLNSETITHKTDVGGVRLDLTNADEVRNAFLTMEKAVAEKYSPRDFLGVTVQPMLRLHDGYELILGSSPDPQFGPVVLFGTGGTLVEVFKDRALAIPPLNTTLARLTMTRTKIYEALKGVRGRPPVDLAELDKIFVRFSQLVIEQRWIKEIDINPLFASHEQLIALDGRVVLYEPEVTEDQLPRLAIRPYPTNYVKQFNNKGGEAFVLRPIRPEDEPKMVQFHEKLSEQSVYLRYFRAFKLDQRVEHERLTRICYVDYDRTIALVVEHTDPATAETAIVAVARLTRLPNPEEAEFAMLVRDDFQGRGVGTQLLQNLLDFGRDEGIKRVVAFMLPENRGMIEISEKLGFAMGREDEMVKAVKEL, encoded by the coding sequence ATGAGCGATAATATTACCCGTAGTACCGCGCACAACGTGTTGCGCATGGAGAAGAACCCGCTGGAAGTTATGTTCAAGCCGCGCAGCGTGGCCGTGGTGGGGGCCACCGAGCGGCCGGGCAGCGTGGCCCGCACCATCCTGTGGAACCTGATCTCGACTTCGTTCGGCGGCACCATCTTCCCGGTGAATCCCAAGTACAACAGCATCCTGGGCATCAAGGCTTACCCCAGCATCGGCGACATCCCCGACCCGGTCGATCTGGCGGTCATCGTGACCCCCGCGCCCAGCGTGCCGGCCATCATCGAGGAGTGCGTGGCCGCCGGCTGCCATGCGGCGATCATCATCTCGGCCGGCTTCAAGGAGACCGGCCCCGCGGGCGCGGCGCTGGAGCAGGAAATCCTGAAGATCGCCCGGCGCGGCAACATGCGCATCATCGGCCCCAACTGCCTGGGGGTGATGAACCCCATCACCGGGCTGAATGCCACCTTCGCCAGCACCATGGCCCGCCCCGGCTCGGTGGGCTTCATCAGCCAATCGGGCGCGCTGCTGACGGCCATCCTCGACTGGAGCTTCGCCGAGAACGTCGGCTTCAGCGCCTTCGTGTCCATCGGCTCGATGCTCGACGTGGGCTGGGGCGACCTGATCTATTATCTGGGCGACGACCCCAACACGAAGGCCATCGTCATGTACATGGAGTCGATCGGCGACGCGCGCTCCTTCCTGTCGGCCGCCCGCGAGGTGGCCCTGACCAAGCCGATCATCGTCATCAAGCCGGGGCGCACCGAAGAGGCGGCCAAGGCGGCGGCGTCCCACACCGGCTCGTTGACCGGCGGCGACGAGGTGCTGGCCGCCGCGTTCCGTCGCAGCGGCGTGTTGCGTGTCGATAGCATCTCCGACCTGTTCAACATGGCCGAGGTGCTGAGCAAGCAGCCCCGGCCGCGCGGCCCGCGCCTCAGCATCGTGACCAATGCCGGCGGCCCCGGCGTGCTGGCGACCGACGCGCTGATCACCAACGGCGGCCAACTGGCCCCCATCTCCGACGAGGCGATGGCCGCCTATAACAAGCTGCTGCCCGCGCCCTGGAGCCACAACAACCCCATCGACATCCTGGGCGACGCCGACGCCGGCCGCTATGCCGAATCGATCAAGATCGCCATCAACGACCACGACAGCGACGGCACGCTGGTCATCCTGACGCCGCAGGCCATGACCAACCCGACCGAGACGGCCCGCGCCCTGGTCGACCAGTTCGCCCGCCCAGCCGGCCACGTCTACGGCAAGCCGATTCTCGCCAGTTGGATGGGCGGCCCGGAAGTGAGCAGCGGCAAGGACATGCTCAACAAGGCCAACATTCCCACCTTCGACTACCCCGACACGGCGGCGCGCATCTTCAACTATATGTGGCGCTACCAGCGGCGGCTGACGGCCCTCTACCAGACGCCGGAGATGGCCCAGGACTTCGGCGAGACGGGCTTCAAGCATTACCTGATCAAGGAGATGCTGGAGCAGATTCGGGCCACCGGTCGCACCATTCTGACCGAGTACGAATCGAAGCAGGTGCTGGAAGCCTACGACATTCCCACCACGCCCACGCGGCTGGCCGGCAGCGCCGACGAAGCCGCGGCCATCGCCGCCGAGATCGGCTTCCCGGTGGTCGTGAAGCTCAATTCGGAGACCATCACCCACAAGACCGACGTGGGCGGCGTGCGGCTCGACCTGACCAACGCCGACGAGGTGCGCAACGCCTTCCTGACGATGGAGAAGGCCGTGGCCGAGAAGTATAGCCCGCGCGATTTCCTGGGCGTCACGGTGCAGCCGATGTTGCGCCTGCATGACGGCTACGAACTGATCCTGGGTTCCAGCCCCGACCCGCAGTTTGGGCCGGTGGTGCTGTTCGGCACGGGCGGCACGCTGGTGGAGGTGTTCAAGGATCGCGCCTTGGCCATCCCGCCGCTGAACACGACACTGGCCCGGCTGACGATGACGCGCACCAAGATCTATGAGGCGCTGAAGGGCGTGCGCGGCCGGCCGCCGGTCGATCTGGCCGAGCTGGACAAGATTTTCGTGCGCTTCAGCCAGTTGGTGATCGAGCAGCGCTGGATCAAAGAGATCGACATTAACCCGCTGTTCGCCAGCCACGAGCAGCTGATCGCCCTCGACGGCCGCGTGGTTCTCTACGAGCCGGAGGTGACCGAAGATCAGTTGCCGCGCCTGGCGATTCGCCCCTACCCGACGAACTACGTGAAGCAGTTCAACAACAAGGGCGGCGAGGCGTTTGTGCTGCGGCCGATTCGCCCCGAGGACGAGCCGAAGATGGTGCAGTTCCACGAGAAGCTGTCGGAGCAGAGCGTCTATCTGCGCTACTTCCGGGCCTTCAAGTTGGATCAGCGCGTGGAGCACGAGCGGCTGACGCGCATCTGCTACGTCGATTACGACCGCACCATCGCCCTGGTGGTGGAACACACCGACCCGGCCACGGCCGAGACGGCCATCGTGGCCGTGGCCCGTCTGACACGGCTGCCCAACCCGGAGGAGGCCGAGTTCGCCATGCTGGTGCGCGACGACTTCCAGGGGCGCGGCGTGGGCACGCAACTGCTGCAAAACCTGCTCGACTTCGGCCGCGACGAGGGCATCAAGCGCGTGGTGGCCTTCATGCTGCCGGAGAACCGGGGGATGATTGAGATTAGCGAGAAGCTGGGGTTTGCGATGGGAAGGGAGGATGAGATGGTGAAGGCGGTGAAGGAACTTTAA
- a CDS encoding DUF2442 domain-containing protein, with amino-acid sequence MHHIIAINLLGGYSLEVEFSDGLRKVIDLTPYIGEGISAALLDEAYFRQVAIESGGGLAWPNGYDFCPNFLYSDVGSLALAV; translated from the coding sequence ATGCACCACATAATCGCTATCAACTTATTGGGCGGGTATTCGCTTGAAGTGGAATTCTCGGACGGATTGAGAAAGGTCATTGACCTGACGCCCTATATCGGCGAGGGCATCTCGGCCGCGCTGCTGGACGAAGCCTATTTTCGACAGGTCGCAATCGAGAGCGGCGGCGGGTTGGCCTGGCCCAACGGGTATGATTTCTGTCCGAATTTTCTTTATAGCGATGTGGGGTCGTTGGCGTTGGCTGTTTAG
- the dcm gene encoding DNA (cytosine-5-)-methyltransferase encodes MSETTTVYSGDHMAGFTFIDLFAGIGGMRLGFESVGGKCIFTSEWNKYANETYLANFKVDHEIAGDITRLDVEAIPTHDVLLAGFPCQPFSIAGVSKKNALGMPHGFECETQGTLFFDIERIIEYHKPSAFLLENVKNLTSHDKGRTFRVIVQTLRDKLGYSLSWRVINAKGYLPQNRERIFILGMREDRGLRLENMNIIGPMDGPYLASILHPEDGSEQAEPPYTEGDKAKVADKYTLSAHLWEYLQAYASKHKSQGHGFGYGLVGPEDTARTLSARYYKDGSEILIKQEQGRPRRLTPRECARLMGFDVFGESCFKIPVSDTQAYRQFGNSVAVPVVREIANFMKPWLVDSNYQYASDGQRRLVIHEKA; translated from the coding sequence ATGAGCGAAACAACAACGGTTTATTCAGGCGACCACATGGCCGGATTTACTTTTATAGATCTATTCGCCGGTATCGGAGGCATGAGACTTGGTTTTGAGTCAGTAGGTGGAAAGTGTATTTTTACAAGTGAGTGGAACAAGTACGCAAACGAAACCTACCTAGCGAATTTCAAGGTTGATCATGAAATAGCAGGTGATATTACCCGCTTAGACGTTGAAGCTATTCCAACACACGATGTGTTGTTGGCAGGATTTCCTTGTCAACCGTTCTCAATTGCCGGAGTATCAAAAAAAAATGCTCTGGGTATGCCCCACGGATTTGAATGCGAAACACAAGGCACTCTATTTTTCGATATCGAACGAATAATTGAATATCACAAACCCTCTGCCTTTCTTCTGGAGAATGTAAAAAACCTGACAAGCCACGACAAAGGAAGAACATTTCGGGTCATTGTTCAAACTTTGCGGGATAAATTGGGCTACTCGCTTTCATGGCGAGTAATAAACGCCAAGGGGTATCTCCCCCAGAACAGAGAACGCATTTTCATTCTTGGCATGAGAGAGGATCGTGGTTTAAGACTTGAGAATATGAATATCATAGGTCCAATGGATGGCCCATATCTCGCTTCCATCCTGCATCCAGAGGACGGTTCAGAACAGGCAGAGCCACCTTATACTGAAGGTGATAAGGCCAAGGTAGCTGATAAGTACACTCTATCTGCCCATTTATGGGAATATTTACAGGCTTATGCCAGTAAGCACAAGTCTCAAGGCCACGGCTTTGGATATGGTCTGGTGGGTCCTGAAGATACGGCGCGCACACTGTCGGCCCGGTATTATAAAGATGGATCAGAAATTCTTATTAAACAGGAGCAGGGTCGCCCAAGACGCCTGACGCCGAGAGAATGTGCCCGGCTAATGGGTTTTGATGTATTTGGAGAGTCATGTTTTAAAATCCCGGTTTCTGATACACAGGCATATCGACAGTTTGGTAATTCGGTGGCTGTACCTGTGGTGAGGGAAATTGCCAATTTTATGAAACCGTGGTTAGTAGACAGTAATTACCAGTATGCCTCGGACGGACAACGACGACTGGTAATCCATGAAAAGGCCTGA
- a CDS encoding very short patch repair endonuclease, whose amino-acid sequence MPDIVTKETRSRMMSGIRGKDTKPEILIRRSLHAMGFRYKLHDAKLPGKPDLVFPKYRAVIFVNGCFWHGHDCYLFKWPSTRQEFWANKIGRTVERDKENNVALMNAGWRVLRIWECAIKGRGRLPLDIIAKEAAEWLMSSEKIIEIKGKLST is encoded by the coding sequence ATGCCGGACATTGTTACCAAAGAAACCCGTAGTCGCATGATGTCGGGAATTCGTGGTAAGGATACAAAACCCGAAATATTAATAAGGCGAAGTCTGCATGCGATGGGGTTCCGATACAAGCTTCATGATGCGAAATTGCCGGGTAAACCAGATCTAGTGTTTCCTAAATATCGCGCAGTTATCTTTGTTAATGGATGCTTCTGGCATGGACATGACTGTTATCTTTTCAAGTGGCCATCCACGCGCCAGGAATTCTGGGCTAATAAGATTGGCCGTACCGTCGAAAGGGATAAGGAAAACAATGTCGCACTGATGAACGCCGGCTGGCGCGTTTTACGAATATGGGAGTGCGCGATTAAGGGGAGGGGGAGGCTTCCTCTGGATATAATAGCCAAGGAAGCAGCCGAATGGCTGATGTCTTCGGAAAAAATTATCGAAATCAAAGGAAAATTGTCGACGTGA